Proteins co-encoded in one Plasmodium berghei ANKA genome assembly, chromosome: 11 genomic window:
- a CDS encoding AKAP-like protein, putative, which translates to MNIKKLFYKYLSFHSFLINKNNYNNTKLNNLFRGKNIMSHIKPNYFICIPLNDKKVILNELLNIQKFVVSKCDILNECIIEKEKFHISLLILYVKNKTQIDLSKEAFNEAITEIKKINKKNLYFKNLDTFHNDVLYLSLKEESNDYIILLANIFRKSFEKRNIKIVYNSRKHVNSQKREQNDDDKNGETYDCKNKITPHLTLMKNSHLSRIYMNRKPKIFPDYYSDFNLTKLLTEHITPNKIQLLEMDVDSTTSYYKIVSEFSFS; encoded by the coding sequence atgaatataaaaaaactgTTTTACAAATATCTTAGTTTTCAtagttttttaattaataaaaataattataataacaccaagttaaataatttatttagaGGTAAGAATATAATGAGTCATATAAAACCGaactattttatatgtatccctctaaatgataaaaaagtaatattaaatgaattGTTGAACATACAAAAATTTGTTGTTTCAAAATgtgatatattaaatgaatgTATAAtcgaaaaagaaaaattccatatttctttgttaattttatatgttaaaaataagaCACAAATAGATTTATCAAAAGAAGCCTTTAACGAAGCTATAactgaaattaaaaaaattaataaaaaaaatttatatttcaaaaatttgGATACATTTCACAAtgatgttttatatttaagcTTAAAGGAAGAAAGTAATGATTACATCATTTTGTTagcaaatatttttagaaaatcttttgaaaaaaggaacataaaaatagtcTATAATAGTAGAAAACATGTGAATAGTCAGAAAAGGGAACAGAAtgatgatgataaaaatggtGAAACATATGAttgcaaaaataaaataactcCTCATTTAACTTTAATGAAAAACTCACATTTGAGTAGGATTTACATGAACAGAAAGccaaaaatatttccaGATTATTACTCGGATTTcaatttaacaaaattattgaCTGAACATATAACCCCGAATAAAATACAACTTCTCGAAATGGATGTTGATTCAACAACAtcttattataaaatagtatctgaattttcattttcttag